In Zingiber officinale cultivar Zhangliang chromosome 1A, Zo_v1.1, whole genome shotgun sequence, a genomic segment contains:
- the LOC122005133 gene encoding 40S ribosomal protein S15-like, giving the protein KIKKKRDAPPGEKPEPMRTHLRNMIIVPEMIGSIIGVYNGKTFNQVEIKPEMIGHYLAEFSISYKPVKHGRPGIGATHSSRFIPLK; this is encoded by the exons aagattaagaaaaag CGAGATGCACCTCCTGGTGAAAAGCCAGAGCCTATGAGGACGCATCTTAGGAACATGATCATAGTCCCAGAGATGATCGGCAGCATCATTGGCGTATACAATGGAAAAACCTTCAATCAGGTTGAAATCAAG CCCGAGATGATTGGTCATTACTTGGCTGAATTCTCAATATCATACAAGCCCGTGAAGCATGGAAGGCCTGGTATTGGTGCTACTCACTCCTCCAGGTTCATCCCTCTGAAGTAA